A portion of the Mycobacterium paraseoulense genome contains these proteins:
- a CDS encoding ArsR/SmtB family transcription factor, with amino-acid sequence MTSAEIAGRRRTLAGEHSVSTLAGKYEMSFAAVQKHVAVLEKAGLITKRRSGREQLASGDVTAVRSVASMLGELELLWRGRIARVDELIASDRTEGD; translated from the coding sequence GTGACGTCGGCCGAAATCGCAGGCCGGCGCCGGACGCTGGCCGGGGAACACTCGGTGTCCACGCTGGCGGGCAAGTACGAGATGAGCTTTGCGGCGGTGCAGAAGCACGTCGCCGTGCTCGAGAAGGCCGGACTGATAACCAAACGGCGCAGCGGTCGCGAGCAGTTGGCCAGCGGGGACGTGACGGCCGTGCGGTCGGTCGCTTCCATGCTGGGCGAGCTGGAACTCCTCTGGCGCGGTCGCATCGCGCGCGTCGACGAGCTCATCGCATCCGATCGAACCGAAGGGGACTGA
- the rpsO gene encoding 30S ribosomal protein S15 — protein MALTAEQKKEILGTYGLHDSDTGSPEAQVALLTKRIADLTEHLKVHKHDHHSRRGLLLLVGRRRRLLKYVAQIDVERYRSLVERLGLRR, from the coding sequence GTGGCGCTGACCGCCGAGCAAAAGAAAGAAATCCTGGGCACCTACGGCCTGCATGACTCCGACACCGGGTCCCCGGAGGCGCAGGTCGCGCTGCTGACCAAGCGGATCGCCGACCTGACCGAGCACCTGAAGGTGCACAAGCACGATCACCACTCGCGGCGGGGACTGCTCCTGCTGGTCGGACGGCGGCGCAGGCTGCTCAAGTACGTCGCTCAGATCGACGTGGAGCGGTACCGCTCGCTGGTCGAGCGCCTGGGTCTGCGCCGCTGA